TTCAGGTCTTGTTCCGCTAAATTTGTGCCTGAAAAACGCAACGTTCAGGTCAGCAATATTGTAACTCATAGTTACAAATCTGACAGTGGTATATTAAATATATTTGCATTAGCAGAACTGAACATTGGCACGGCTCGGCACACTTTGAGCCTCCCTGCAGTAACACGAATGAACTCAGTCTGAATAAGTCAATTCCTGTGCTCAAACACTCACACTATATAGTAGTTATCACAGAATACCTGGCTACATCGGATATTGGCAAAAACATATATTACCAACATGTACCTTGTCGAAGTATGATTGATCCCGATATTGAGCGCGCACAAATACTCGCCAGACAAGCGAAACACGAGGCAGTCACAGCGGAACGCTTGACTAAAACTAAAATCGGGATCATACGCTATCGACTACACGACGATCCGGTATACCGGCTCCTTCGGTCTGATGAACAGCCTCATTTTTTATTCCACTCAAGTCGCCATACACCCGCGTTCAATGGCCCTTCAGCCCCAAAGAAGATTGAGCGATCGCGTCGGTTTCGGGTGCTTCACCTCATCACTGACTCGAGGTGGGTAATGATCGCTGGAAACCGACGGGGTGATCAGAAACACGAGATCAGACTGGACGAAATCAAAGCCACGAACTACGAAACCGGCAATTCGCTTCGATCGAGAATTTCGAGAAACCTGTTTGCTTTGGAAACTGAAGGCGCTCACTACACAATTCCCCTCTCTAATGACTATGGGGTAACCGCACTCGAAGAGTTGACCGTCTACCTTCAGGAGACTCATGGGGCGATTGCTGGTGGCGTCGCAGTTGATTCGGATGAAGCAGGGTACACAATTGCAGGGAATGATTCGATCGAGTACAGCGAAGCCGATGTCCGCTCGAGGCTCGATCGAGTTCCAGACGCGGCTATGGACGAAGCCAATGAATTACTGGCAAAAACAAACGACCCCGAGACTCTCGTCCCTCAGTTAAACAGGCTCATCGAACGAGAAGAACAATCGAGTCGATCACTGGACGAGATGGTAAGCGAGGCGTCATCAGTTGAAGAACTCCGTCGAGAGCTCGAGACACCGGCAGAACGTGCCCAACGGCGAGCAAAAGAGCGGGCCGAAAAAGGGTTTGAACAGGCCCGTGAGACGTTCAAACAGTCTGACCCGGAAGAAGTCGGGAAATGGGGCGTAAGCGTCGGGCAAGCAGCTCTTCCACTAGCCAGAGTAGCGCCCGGTTCAACACCTTTGTGGCTGGCCGCGTATTTCGTTCTTGGTGGTGCTGCTGGCGTTCACGCTAGCGGGAGTAAAGCGTCACCATTAGCTGAGATAGATCCAGAGGCGCTCGCTGCCCACGTGACCGCGCTAGCACAGGCAGGCAAAGGCCTCGAAAATATCGATGGGGAAGTGACCGGTACGTTACTCGGTGCGTTCACACACCTTGGAACCCAGCTTGCCCCCGAGGAATACGCAAAATGGATCGTCGCCGCCGATCCGGAAGCAATTCTCGCAGGAGCCGAAGCAGGTGCAGAATTCGCAATGAGTGACGATGTCACCGGTAGTCGAAGACAAGGAGCGGTTGCAGGAGCAGGGCTAGGTGCTCTCGGGAGTTATACTACGAATAGCGATTCAGATGCTTTTCGTGAGATACTCGATGCAGACCTCTACGAGCAATATCTGAAAGAGATCGCCAGCGAGAACACTCGAGCGCTCGAGACGTCAACAGAATAATTAGATCGATACTGTTCGTGGAACCAAGACACGTGAATACTATAGGGACGGTCACCAATCGGTACAGTATGTCAACCGGATCACTCGAGGAAACTCTCACAACTGTTCAAGACGAGTTAGGATCACTTGGCGTAGAGGATGCGTTAGCGCGTGAAGTGCTCTCGTATCGACTCCTCATCGAACGATTAGGAGAAGATGGCAACAACGACTGGTGGGATTCTATTGTATTGACCGAAACCGGACGTGACCGGCTCGAAGAGGTAACGCCCAAGACGGCAACGAGGTCTCGTATTGAACTTGCACAGCGCATCGGTCGAAAGGTGGAGCAAGAGCACGTTCCCGAAGATTCACTTTCTCTCTTCTATCTCGGGCCGACAGCCGAATCACAGATCGACGCCGAGCTCGAGAGCGTAGTAGATGAAGAGGAGTCCTTCCAGGTACTCGAATCACTCTCGAAGACGATTGAAGAGCCAGGCTGGTCTGAGCGTCTCGCCAGTGACGCTGAACCCGTTTCGTCGACGACAGACTCGACGATACTGCTCGGCGAGGTTAACGATGAAACAGACCTGAAATCACGAAACACGCTCCGGGACGTTGCCCGTCGGTGTGTACTCGCGTATGGTCAGTCGACTTCAGCCACCCTCCGAGTGCCCTATTACACCATCGACCGATGATGAAACAACCAGTAGATCCGGACGACGTAGAGTACGATTCGTGGATAGCACACAACACGACGTACATTGAGGAGACAAAGCGCATTCTCGAGGAATATGTTGAGCACGAATCGTTCGATGTTGTCAAAGAACGTGTGATTGAGAAGAACATTCTGAACAAGGAGACCAACAAGTATCGAAGGCGCGTCTTTCGTGAGATTGCTCGTCGGTATATTCCTCGCGAAGACGAGTACGTCGAAACCCCGTTGATGCGTGTACTCGCTTCAGACGTCGACGAGTCCGTCAAAGAGTGGATTCTTTATTACGAGTTTTCCCAGAATAGTCTGATCCATCGTGTGACAGTCGATTTCCTGTATCAGAAATATACGTCGGGAGCGCTCCTTATTCAAGCACCCGAAATCCGGGCGTACATCACTGAATTAGGGGAAGATCACCCCGAGATACAGGACTGGTCGCAGAGTACGCTCGAAGAAGCGAGTACGAAGTATCTGAGTTCTCTTAAGAACTTTGGGCTGTTGAAGGGAGTACAGGAAAAAGAGTTTGCGGTGTTCTACGTGCCAGACGAAGCGATCGCGTACGTTTGCTATCGACTATACGGAAGCGATGCTGAAACTGTCGACGAGCTCGTTTCACATCCTGATTGGCGGCTCTTTCTCTTTGACGAAGACGAGGTGCGACGACGACTGCAAGGAATCAGTCCACGGTACGTCCGATACGAAAAACGAGGCAGCACCGAACGGATCGAACCGGTATTCGACGACATTAACGAGGTTATCGATGACTTCGAGTAACGTACAATCGCGAATGGAGGAACTCGAGTCGCTTACGATAGACAACCGTGAACGGATTGGCCGACGGACAGGTGTGCCGTTCATTGTCTTCACGTACGACCCAAAAGATGAGCTCTCCGTCGAAGAGACAATTGATGCATACGTGAAAAAACTCCGGAACCGGAGGCAATCAGTCGAGCTCATCGACATGCGCGATCTCGTCTTTTCCCTCCTCGAGGAGGAACGGATCCTCGATGCCGTGATTGAGAAAGAGCAGGCTGACGAAGGTGAGTTAAGCGAAGGACTCTCTTCTGTTCTTCTTGGCGGTCGAACGGATGAACAGGGACTCATCGCCGAAACGATCAAAAGCCGAATCGGTGATGTCGAGACCGCGGTCGTGTACCGAACCGGTATCTTGTATCCCTTCGCAGGGATTTCCTCGATTCTCATGCAGCTGGAGAACGAGATCGAGACGCCGTTCGTGGTATTCTATCCGGCGGTCAAGGATGACAAGAGTTTAAAATTCCTCGACAAAACAGAGGGAGCATACTACCGCGCTCGGGTGATCTAATATGAGTTCAAACACGATTACGACGATTGAGGACATCTTCTATCGGAAGATCGATCGACACATCAACCGCGTCGTCAAGGTCGAGCAAGACGATACGGAGACGGTTAAACAG
This region of Natronosalvus halobius genomic DNA includes:
- a CDS encoding BrxE family protein — encoded protein: MSTGSLEETLTTVQDELGSLGVEDALAREVLSYRLLIERLGEDGNNDWWDSIVLTETGRDRLEEVTPKTATRSRIELAQRIGRKVEQEHVPEDSLSLFYLGPTAESQIDAELESVVDEEESFQVLESLSKTIEEPGWSERLASDAEPVSSTTDSTILLGEVNDETDLKSRNTLRDVARRCVLAYGQSTSATLRVPYYTIDR
- a CDS encoding BrxA family protein, with the protein product MKQPVDPDDVEYDSWIAHNTTYIEETKRILEEYVEHESFDVVKERVIEKNILNKETNKYRRRVFREIARRYIPREDEYVETPLMRVLASDVDESVKEWILYYEFSQNSLIHRVTVDFLYQKYTSGALLIQAPEIRAYITELGEDHPEIQDWSQSTLEEASTKYLSSLKNFGLLKGVQEKEFAVFYVPDEAIAYVCYRLYGSDAETVDELVSHPDWRLFLFDEDEVRRRLQGISPRYVRYEKRGSTERIEPVFDDINEVIDDFE
- a CDS encoding BREX protein BrxB domain-containing protein; this encodes MEELESLTIDNRERIGRRTGVPFIVFTYDPKDELSVEETIDAYVKKLRNRRQSVELIDMRDLVFSLLEEERILDAVIEKEQADEGELSEGLSSVLLGGRTDEQGLIAETIKSRIGDVETAVVYRTGILYPFAGISSILMQLENEIETPFVVFYPAVKDDKSLKFLDKTEGAYYRARVI